The Schizosaccharomyces pombe strain 972h- genome assembly, chromosome: I genome contains a region encoding:
- the kha1 gene encoding potassium ion/proton antiporter Kha1, with product MSTQSIFDGDNVVVYSASDPLLLFIVQAIIIIALCRLIHIPLSFLQQPRVIAEIIGGIVLGPTVMGRIPKFLDYIFPTSSMGPLNLVSNLGLVLFLFVIGMEVDLRVLVLNYKVTLLVTVFSIVIPFGAGAGISAGLYKFTTREFEFGKFLLFISTAMSITAFPVLARILSELHLLHKRVGVIVLSAGIGNDVIGWILLALSVTLVNSGSGVRAVYILLLALGWCLFLFIAIKPLVYLLAVKTRSLKDKPSESFICIVLSMVLVSAFFTDIIGIHPIFGGFLVGTIIPHENDLTVKITEKIEDLVNCLFLPLYFASSGLKTNISTLNTGKIWGYTIGTICVAIASKMGSSMLAARILKMPWSDSLVVGSLMSCKGLVELIVLNIGLSTGILNETIFSMFVFMAVITTFVTTPMTKFFLRFTKSEHDDNSIESSEELVQYLPELPTRLSFLINHPLDASAAMIFIQHIYENRDKVSGCLHLPQIIIHSIWTLFVDSRTSNLLRASQVDNKVENEALMGLFETFVKIKKFEYESNALLVSGTGYYNVVLETLKKSSSNILIMPYLKDYKTIENESSSSPLSLSSIRLALGDSFKSLDELIPLIKMARIPVGVFFTRNPHNLSVKKIRPIIRSTEYGSPKNDFEQLEKDKKSFDQVEISVKEKGSTYERSKVVILIYLGTENDLIALELLLKFLYEETSIAYIYTYDEFYKDDYATSLPNVVYTSEVLLSKHNDSAFKVWPKLRKNIRKITKPNGFTTDQHSQTFIPSQTHTKLDLRLSDVTDSVRSRINVVKFGNLNSLLSCLHELIQPATLTPSFETEKSITMFLGCRDKQAVSEKLEVAALSEMKKLGYIESSSEFGMLAGLIPLVLLSNFPLIDFFLGKAPTKMVQGY from the exons ATGTCAACGCAAAGCATATTTGACGGCGATAATGTCGTTGTCTACAGTGCATCGGACCCATTGCTTTTGTTCATCGTACAG GCAATCATTATTATTGCATTATGTCGACTGATTCATATTCCTCTGTCTTTTCTACAGCAGCCAAGAGTAATTGCGGAGAT TATAGGTGGAATTGTGCTTGGTCCTACTGTGATGGGTAGGATTCCAAAGTTTTTGGATTACATTTTTCCAACTAGTTCTATGGGTCCACTTAACTTGGTTTCTAATCTTGGTTTGGtactctttctttttgttatAGGAATGGAGGTTGATCTTCGTGTCcttgttttaaattacaAAGTGACTCTTCTGGTGACGGTCTTCAGTATTGTCATTCCTTTTGGGGCTGGAGCTGGAATATCCGCAGGCCTATACAAATTTACAACTAGAGAATTTGAATTTGGTAAATTTCTACTTTTTATTAGCACAGCTATGTCAATTACCGCTTTTCCTGTGCTGGCCCGCATCCTTTCAGAATTGCACTTATTACATAAACGGGTCGGCGTAATCGTTCTTAGTGCTGGCATTGGTAACGATGTTATCGGCTGGATTTTATTAGCATTGTCAGTTACTTTGGTAAATAGTGGCTCCGGTGTTCGAGCTGTATATATACTACTGCTCGCTTTGGGGTGGtgcctttttcttttcatagCGATAAAACCGCTTGTATACTTATTAGCAGTTAAAACCAGGTCCTTAAAGGATAAACCATCTGAGTCTTTTATATGCATTGTTTTATCAATGGTCCTTGTTTCTGCTTTCTTCACCGACATTATCGGCATTCATCCAATTTTCGGTGGTTTTCTTGTCGGTACCATTATACCCCATGAAAACGATTTAACCGTTAAGATCACAGAAAAGATAGAAGATTTAGTaaattgtttgtttctACCACTTTACTTTGCTAGTTCAGGATTGAAGACAAATATTTCTACGCTTAACACTGGGAAAATATGGGGATACACGATTGGAACAATATGTGTTGCCATAGCTTCTAAAATGGGATCTAGTATGCTTGCTGCTCGGATTCTCAAAATGCCATGGTCGGATTCACTAGTCGTTGGATCGTTAATGTCATGTAAGGGCCTTGTTGAATTGATTGTTTTGAACATCGGTCTCTCAACTGGAATATTGAATGAAACAATTTTCTCCATGTTTGTGTTTATGGCTGTTATAACGACATTTGTCACCACCCCTATGACTAAATTCTTTCTGCGGTTCACTAAAAGTGAACATGATGACAATTCTATTGAAAGTTCCGAAGAGCTTGTGCAGTATCTTCCAGAATTGCCGACTCGACTCTCCTTTTTAATCAATCATCCATTGGATGCTTCTGCTGCTATGATATTTATACAACATATTTATGAGAACCGTGATAAAGTGAGTGGCTGTCTACATCTGCCTCAAATAATTATTCATAGTATTTGGACACTTTTTGTTGATTCTCGTACTTCAAATCTATTGAGGGCCTCACAGGTCGATAATAAGgttgaaaatgaagcaCTAATGGGATTGTTTGAAAcgtttgtaaaaataaaaaaatttgagtaCGAAAGCAATGCCTTGCTAGTGAGTGGAACTGGTTATTACAATGTGGTTCTTGAGACGTTGAAGAAGTCTTCTTCAAACATTTTGATCATGCCCTATTTGAAGGAttataaaacaattgaGAATGAGAGCTCTTCTTCTCCTCTGTCTTTGAGTTCCATCCGCTTAGCTTTGGGTGattcttttaaatctttGGATGAGTTGATTCCTTTAATAAAGATGGCCCGGATCCCAGTTGGAGTATTTTTCACACGTAATCCTCACAATTTATcagtgaaaaaaattaggcCTATCATACGTAGTACTGAGTATGGTTCACCGAAGAATGATTTTGAACAATTAGAAAAGGACAAGAAGTCCTTTGATCAGGTTGAGATTAGtgtgaaagaaaaaggctCTACATATGAAAGAAGCAAGGTTGTAATTCTCATATATTTGGGTActgaaaatgatttaattGCATTGGAGCTTTTACTTAAGTTTTTGTATGAAGAGACGAGTATAGCCTATATTTACACATATGATGAATTCTATAAAGATGATTATGCGACGTCATTGCCTAATGTCGTTTACACAAGTGAAGTGCTGTTAAGCAAGCATAATGACTCAGCTTTTAAGGTATGGCCGAAACTTCGAAAAAACATTCGAAAAATAACTAAGCCAAACGGATTTACAACAGACCAGCATTCTCAGACCTTTATTCCTTCTCAAACACATACGAAACTCGATTTGAGATTATCTGATGTAACAGATAGTGTTCGGTCGAGGATTAATGTAGtaaaatttggaaatttaaACTCACTTTTGAGTTGTCTTCATGAACTTATTCAACCTGCAACCTTGACCCCTTCTTTCGAGACAGAAAAGAGTATAACCATGTTTTTAGGCTGTAGGGATAAACAAGCTGTGAGCGAAAAACTTGAGGTGGCTGCACTGTCGgagatgaagaaattggGTTACATTGAGTCTAGCTCAGAATTTGGTATGCTTGCAGGTTTAATTCCGTTAGTGCTGTTGAGCAATTTTCCATTAatagatttctttttaggGAAGGCACCTACAAAGATGGTTCAAGGTTATTGA